CGTCTTTTGAACGACGGACACGAGGTGATTTGCCTTGACAACTACTTTACGGGTCGTTTGATGAATGTCGACCACCTGCGCGACAATCATCGCTTCGAACTGATCCGCCACGATGTGACAGAACCGATTCTGTTGGAAGTGGACCGCATCTTTAACTTGGCATGCCCCGCAAGCCCCATCCATTACCAGTTTAATCCGGTAAAGACCATCAAGACTAGCGTGATGGGTGCCATCAATATGCTTGGCATGGCCAAGCGCGTAAAAGCACGCATCTTGCAGGCAAGCACCAGCGAAGTCTATGGCGATCCGGCCGTGCATCCGCAGACCGAAGACTATTGGGGAAACGTGAACCCGATCGGCATCCGTAGCTGCTACGACGAAGGCAAACGCGTCGCCGAAACCCTGTTCATGGATTACCACCGCCAGAACAATGTGGATATCCGCATCGTGCGAATTTTTAACACCTACGGCCCGCGCATGCTCATGAACGATGGCCGCGTCGTCAGTAACTTTATTGTGCAGGCGCTCAAGGGCGAAGACATCACCATTTACGGTGACGGTAGCCAGACCCGTAGCTTCTGCTATGTAGACGACTTGATCGAAGGCTTTATCCGCATGATGAACCAGGACAAGATTATTGGACCGGTCAACATCGGAAATCCTGGCGAATTTACGATGCTGGAACTTGCCAAAGAAGTGCTCGAACTCACGAGTTCCAAAAGCAAGATCGTGTACAAGCCGCTTCCGGGTGATGACCCCAAAATGCGCCGTCCGAACATCGACCTTGCAAAATCCGCTCTCGGCTGGGAGCCGACGATTCCCTTGCGTCAGGGCCTCGAAAAGACGATTGTGTATTTCGACAAGCTTTTAAAAGACAATAAACAATAAACCCTAAAATCGTTCCATGAAAAAAATTTCACTCACGGGCATCAAGCCCACCGGCACTCCTCACTTGGGTAACTACTTGGGCGCAATCCGCCCGGCTCTTGAACTTTCGAAGACCTACGATACGGTTTACTTCATTGCCGACTACCATGCTCTTACTACGGTGCAGAACGGCGCCGAAATGCGTGCCAACATCTACAAGATTGCGGCAACCTGGCTTGCACTCGGCTTGAACCCCGAAGAGGGCCTGTTCTACAAGCAGAGCGACATTCCTGAAATTTTTGAACTTAGCTGGGCACTCAGCTGCTTTACGCCGAAGGGATTCATGAACCGCGCCCACGCCTACAAGGACAAGGTGGCGAAGAACGAAGCCGCCGGCGAAGATCCGGATGCCAACGTGAACATGGGTCTTTACTGCTACCCGTGCTTGATGGATGCCGACATTTTGATGTTCAGCGCAGACATCGTGCCGGTCGGCAAGGACCAGAAACAGCACGTGGAATTCGCCCGCGATATCGCCATTAAGTTCAACAAGCATTTTGGCGAAGACGTATTCACCATTCCGGAACCGGTATTCCAGGAAACCACCGGTATCATTCCGGGTCTCGACGGCCGCAAGATGAGTAAGTCTTACGACAACGTCATCGATATCTTCCTCGAAAGCAAGGCTCTCAAGAAGAAAATCGGCAAGATCGTGACGAACTCCCAGGGCATCGAAGAACCCAAGGATCCGGATACTTGCAACGTGTTCAAGCTGTACAAGCTGTTTGCAACTCCGGAGCAGACCGAAGCTTTGGCCGCCCGCTACCGCGCCGGAGGCATGGGCTGGGGCCACGCCAAGCAGGAACTGCAGAATGTTCTCGAAGAACACCTCGGTGCCGCCCGCGAAAAGTACTTCTACCTGCTCGACCATACCGAAGAAATCGACAAGATTCTTGCCTACGGTAAGGAAAAGGCTCGCGTGAAGTCTAAGGCGATGATGGAGAAGGTCCGCTCGCTGCTCGGTACTTATTAATTCCCGCGGCTACCTTCAATAATCCATCTACACAACTCCTCGATGCTATCGTAATCGGGGAGTGTTTTTATAAAGTTCGGCGATTTGCTGCGCTCGATGAACTTGCTCCAGGTCTGTTCGTTCTTGGCTTCGAGACCTAAATGTTCTTCGATGGCGCCGCGTGTCCACACCCAAATGCCTTGGTTGCGGAGCTTGGCGTGAATGCTGCGAATGGGCTGTTGCGCTTCTTCCATTTCGGCCATCATGGCGTAGGCGGTAGAGGCGCTAATGTTGCTGTGCTTGTTGACGGGGAGTCCGTTCACCAGGCGCAGGTGATTGTGGAAGGCAAGTTCGCGGAACAGGTCGCGGCAGTACTTGATGTCGGGATCGTTCGCCTCCAGGAATCCGTCGCGGGTCGCAGTCGTAAAGGCGTAATCCAAATCCACGATAGCGCGCACGGGCATATCCATAGCGTCGAGCACCTGCATACTCTTGCGGGTGTTGCTCACGCCGCCTTGGCGAACGAGCGCGCATTTAATGAGGGCGAAGGACTGCCCGGTAATACGTTCGAAAAGCGCCGGAAGCACGCGCCATTCGGTCTTTCCTTCGGTCAAAAGTACGTAGTCGGCAAACAATAGTTCGTTGCTGTTACTGAGGCTGAACAGCATCTGCAACTGGCTCGGAGCGTCTTGCACCACCTGGTGCACGGCGTCTTCCATTCGCTTGCGCATATAAGTGCCGCGCTCTTTGTTCTTGCGAATGAGTAGCGAGGTGCTGACGTCTTCGCTGGTAACCATCTGGGCGCTGTGGGTGGCGAATACCACCTGGTAGCCTTCATTCGAAAGGTTCTTGAGGGCGACACGCACGAGTTCCACTGCTTGCGGGTGCAAGTAAAGTTCCGGCGAATCAATCAGTAACAGCGTGCGGCTCAGGTAATGGTTGTGGTGGTGCTTCTTGACATCGGCCAGGTAACGCACCAAGGCCATTTGAATCGCACGTTTGCTTCCTTCGCCCATGCAGCTGATGTCTCGTTCGAAACCGTCATCTTCGTCGATGACTTTGAGGCTTGCGCTCTTGAGGAACGTTTCAAGAGTCGGCATGGGAATGTCGAATTCGACTTTAACGCTCGGGAACAGCGGCGAAAGTTTTTCGTTGACTTCACGGTCAAAGATGCTAATTTCTGCGGCGCGGTTTTCGCTGTCCGGCGAAAGCAAGTCTGCGAATTTGTTCAAAAGCGTATTGATTTCGTTGCCGAATCGGCGTTCGAGCGGCTTGAAAATTTCGTGCAGAAGCTTGGTGAACGCCTGGTTCCCTTCAAAATCCCAAATGGCAATCGATTCGGGGAACATGCGGTGATAGGCGAACTTGAACGCTTCATTGGGGCGAACCCATTCGCGCTTGTCGCCCTTGCGGTGATTGCTCGGCACGAACACGAAAAGTT
Above is a window of Fibrobacter sp. UWT2 DNA encoding:
- a CDS encoding UDP-glucuronic acid decarboxylase family protein, translated to MRCLVTGGAGFLGSHLCERLLNDGHEVICLDNYFTGRLMNVDHLRDNHRFELIRHDVTEPILLEVDRIFNLACPASPIHYQFNPVKTIKTSVMGAINMLGMAKRVKARILQASTSEVYGDPAVHPQTEDYWGNVNPIGIRSCYDEGKRVAETLFMDYHRQNNVDIRIVRIFNTYGPRMLMNDGRVVSNFIVQALKGEDITIYGDGSQTRSFCYVDDLIEGFIRMMNQDKIIGPVNIGNPGEFTMLELAKEVLELTSSKSKIVYKPLPGDDPKMRRPNIDLAKSALGWEPTIPLRQGLEKTIVYFDKLLKDNKQ
- the trpS gene encoding tryptophan--tRNA ligase — its product is MKKISLTGIKPTGTPHLGNYLGAIRPALELSKTYDTVYFIADYHALTTVQNGAEMRANIYKIAATWLALGLNPEEGLFYKQSDIPEIFELSWALSCFTPKGFMNRAHAYKDKVAKNEAAGEDPDANVNMGLYCYPCLMDADILMFSADIVPVGKDQKQHVEFARDIAIKFNKHFGEDVFTIPEPVFQETTGIIPGLDGRKMSKSYDNVIDIFLESKALKKKIGKIVTNSQGIEEPKDPDTCNVFKLYKLFATPEQTEALAARYRAGGMGWGHAKQELQNVLEEHLGAAREKYFYLLDHTEEIDKILAYGKEKARVKSKAMMEKVRSLLGTY
- a CDS encoding ATP-dependent endonuclease, with translation MTQQALRLSEITISNLRSIQRQTFPLSSFTALIGYNNAGKTNILMGIRWLLSKFSLDISYFDDPNSSVEVIGVFDGITEQVLNRLGEEYAAEVRPFLQNTPQGPGRLRVKKVQRIPNENPESLELFVFVPSNHRKGDKREWVRPNEAFKFAYHRMFPESIAIWDFEGNQAFTKLLHEIFKPLERRFGNEINTLLNKFADLLSPDSENRAAEISIFDREVNEKLSPLFPSVKVEFDIPMPTLETFLKSASLKVIDEDDGFERDISCMGEGSKRAIQMALVRYLADVKKHHHNHYLSRTLLLIDSPELYLHPQAVELVRVALKNLSNEGYQVVFATHSAQMVTSEDVSTSLLIRKNKERGTYMRKRMEDAVHQVVQDAPSQLQMLFSLSNSNELLFADYVLLTEGKTEWRVLPALFERITGQSFALIKCALVRQGGVSNTRKSMQVLDAMDMPVRAIVDLDYAFTTATRDGFLEANDPDIKYCRDLFRELAFHNHLRLVNGLPVNKHSNISASTAYAMMAEMEEAQQPIRSIHAKLRNQGIWVWTRGAIEEHLGLEAKNEQTWSKFIERSKSPNFIKTLPDYDSIEELCRWIIEGSRGN